In the genome of Nakamurella alba, the window AGACCAGCACCACCCGGGCCGGTGCGAGCTGGGCCGCCAGCGCGAGCCACCGCGCCGGGTCGGTCACCTCACCGGTGAACGGTGCGACGAGCACCACGGAGCGGCCCAGCCGCCGGTTGTCCACCGCGACGTCGATGATGCACTGGTACCGGGCCTGCCGGACCGGGCCGCGCAGGGCCGGGTGGTCGAGGTCGTCGCCCGCGCCGACCAGCCGGGCGATCTGGTCCATCAGCGGGTTGGTGGCGATGTCCTGGTCCACCAGCACCGCCCCGGTCACCTTCGCCAGCGAGCGACCCAGCGTGCTCTTCCCGCTGCCGGCCGGGCCGGCGACGACGTAGACGACGGGTGTGGCGGCTTCACGGTCCTCGGGCACCCGGTCATTCTGCCGGGCGCGTCGGCACCCGCCGATCGCGGACCCGGCTGACGGAGCACCCGGGATCGCCTTGACACCGGGGGCCGATCCGGACATAGTTGCTGAGACAACGTTGTCTCAGCATGACGGTCCGGTCGGCGGGAACACCCGTGGCAGCCGGACCGCACGCCGAGCACCCGGCACGAGATGACCCACGAGGCGGTGACCCGAACCGTGCCCCGCTCCACCCCGCACAAGCGGGCCACCATGGCCGATGTCGCCGCCCTCGCCGGCGTCGGCCTGAAGACGGTCAGCCGCTACGTCAACGGCGAGACCAACATCGCGCCGGACATCTCCGCCCGGATCGGCGAGGCGATCTCGGCGCTGAACTTCCGGCGCAACTTCGCCGCCGCCAGCATCCGCCCCGGCCGGCACAGCGAGCTCATCGCGCTGATCATCGAGGACATCGCCAACCCGTTCTACTCCGCACTCACCGGTGCGATCGAGAACGCCCTGCGCGACGAGGGTTTCGTGCTGATCGTGGCCAGCTCGGAGGAGGACACCGCACGACACACCCAGTTGGTCGAGCAGTTCCTGGAGCGACGGGTGGACGGCCTGATCATCGTGCCGCCGCGCGACCCGGGCCCGCAGTGGGTCCGGCTCGCCGACGAGATCCCGGCCCTGGTCCTGCTGGACCGGCCGGATCCGCAGGTCACCGCCGACACCATCGTCGCCGACGACCGGGCCGGCGGCCGGCTGGCCACCGAACTGCTGCTGGAGGGCGGCAGCCGGCGGATCGCCTTCGTCGGTGAGTCCCTCGACCTGGTGTCGGTCGCCGCACGGCACCGCGGCTACCAGGACGCCCTGCGCGCCGCCGGACTCACCCCGGACCCGGCACTGCGACTGGCCGGTGACCGCAGCGCCGACGCGGTCAGCCGGACCGTGCACCGCCTGCTCGCCGCAGACCCGACGATCGACGGCCTGTTCGGCTCCAACAACCGGTCCGCCGTCGGCATCCTCGGCGCCCTCCGCGAACTCGGCGAACAGCGCGCCGTGGTCGGCTTCGACGACTTCGAGGCGGCCACCCTGGTGTCCCCGCAGCTGACGGTCGTCACCCATGATCTTGCCGAGATGGGCCGCCGGGCGGCCGATCTCGTCCTGCGCCGCATCCGCGGCGACGACACCGAACCCCAGCACGTCACCCTCCCGGTCACCGCGATCAGGCGCGGCTCCGACCGGATCCGACCACAGGAGAAATGACCCACCCGATGATCCAGTACCGCATCAACCGCCTGTTCCACCCGACCTCCGGCCGACTCCTCGACGTGGCCGTCGACCACGGCTTCTTCGGGGAACCCGCCTTCCTGCAGGGCATCTCGGACATGCAGGCGGCGATCGACACGCTCGTCGACGCCGCTCCGGACGCCATCCAGCTCACCGTCGGTCAGGCCCGCCTGCTGCAGCAGCGGCCCGGCCGGTTCAAGCCGAGCCTGGTACTGCGGTCGGACGTGGCGAACGTGTACGGCCCGGAGCTGCCGGACCGGCTCTACTCGCTGCCCATCCAGCACGCCGCCGAGACCGCGGCGCAGTTGGACGCCACCTGTCTGGTGGTCAACATCTTCGACATGCCCGGCCAGCCGGAGCTGCGGGAGCAGTGTGTCCGCAACGTGCTCGCCCTGCGCGCCGAGTGCACCGCGCTGCACATCCCGCTGATGGTCGAGCCGCTGGTCATGCGGGCCAACAACGCCGGCGGTGCCTACCTGGTGGACGGCGACATCTCCCGGGTGACCTCGCTGGTGCGGCAGGCCGTCGAGCTGGGCGCCGACCTGATCAAGGCCGATCCGACCGACGACATCACCGAGTACCACAAGGTCATCGAGGTGGCCTCCGGCATTCCGGTGCTGGTGCGCGGCGGCGGCCGGGTCGGCGACGCCGAGCTGCTGCAGCGGACCACCGATGTGCTCGCCCAGGGCGCGGCCGGGATCGTCTACGGGCGCAACATCATCCAGCATGCCGACCCGGCCGGCATCACCAGGGCACTGATGGCCGTGCTGCACGAGAACGCCTCGGTGGAGTCCGCTCTCGCCCTCATCGGCGGTGCCGCGTGACCGCCCGGCAGCAGGTACGGATCGGCGTCATCGGCGCCGGCCTGATGGGCAAGGAGCTGGCCGGTGTCGTCGGCCGCTGGTCGGCGCTGCA includes:
- a CDS encoding class I fructose-bisphosphate aldolase, with translation MTHPMIQYRINRLFHPTSGRLLDVAVDHGFFGEPAFLQGISDMQAAIDTLVDAAPDAIQLTVGQARLLQQRPGRFKPSLVLRSDVANVYGPELPDRLYSLPIQHAAETAAQLDATCLVVNIFDMPGQPELREQCVRNVLALRAECTALHIPLMVEPLVMRANNAGGAYLVDGDISRVTSLVRQAVELGADLIKADPTDDITEYHKVIEVASGIPVLVRGGGRVGDAELLQRTTDVLAQGAAGIVYGRNIIQHADPAGITRALMAVLHENASVESALALIGGAA
- a CDS encoding LacI family DNA-binding transcriptional regulator; protein product: MTRTVPRSTPHKRATMADVAALAGVGLKTVSRYVNGETNIAPDISARIGEAISALNFRRNFAAASIRPGRHSELIALIIEDIANPFYSALTGAIENALRDEGFVLIVASSEEDTARHTQLVEQFLERRVDGLIIVPPRDPGPQWVRLADEIPALVLLDRPDPQVTADTIVADDRAGGRLATELLLEGGSRRIAFVGESLDLVSVAARHRGYQDALRAAGLTPDPALRLAGDRSADAVSRTVHRLLAADPTIDGLFGSNNRSAVGILGALRELGEQRAVVGFDDFEAATLVSPQLTVVTHDLAEMGRRAADLVLRRIRGDDTEPQHVTLPVTAIRRGSDRIRPQEK
- a CDS encoding AAA family ATPase, whose product is MPEDREAATPVVYVVAGPAGSGKSTLGRSLAKVTGAVLVDQDIATNPLMDQIARLVGAGDDLDHPALRGPVRQARYQCIIDVAVDNRRLGRSVVLVAPFTGEVTDPARWLALAAQLAPARVVLVWVTVPPEVAWERRQRRNLARDRAATSPPPPLPEPAVAFVAADGALDGMVEAARVAALIRG